Proteins from one Aspergillus nidulans FGSC A4 chromosome VIII genomic window:
- a CDS encoding uncharacterized protein (transcript_id=CADANIAT00001716) produces MHLSTSAAAILALSLAGPTMAGRPYFCPLALDAKFLQVPYCCEGFVPARDSKVSFEGVNCIDVSSDEDFVKTCPKGGTPKCCYSIGPKVICTTEVGDGVDK; encoded by the exons ATGCATCTTTCCACCtccgctgctgccatccTCGCGCTGTCCCTAGCCGGGCCAACAATGGCCGGACGACCGTACTTCTGCCCTCTAGCTCTGGACGCCAAATTCCTCCAAGTCCCATACTGCTGTGAGGGATTTGTTCCGGCGCGGGACTCCAAGGTCTCGTTTGAGGGAGTCAATT GTATTGATGTCTCGAGTGATGAAGACTTCGTGAAGACATGTCCCAAGGGTGGGACGCCAAAGTGCTGCTATTCGATT GGACCGAAGGTTATCTGCACGACtgaggttggtgatggcgTTGACAAGTAG
- a CDS encoding putative TIM barrel metal-dependent hydrolase (transcript_id=CADANIAT00001717) has protein sequence MPTVSAMVSRHPKSFLGTESSMRLTKSKPLRKWMPSGAWDCHMHVTDRKYPVVAGAAYQTRPGQGIDDAMAFESTLRIKNVVLVQPSIYGTDNSCLLDALRRVGPSRGRGVVDIDPRETKVSTLREWHSLGVRGVRVNFMSKGVTPVHQQLDDALSKRARLIRDLGWMIQVHTPMSTMPHLEEIIPKLGVKVCIDHFGCPDLPKLKWDQGAYFDPYLLRGFPSLMNLLQGGLTWVKISAPYRFSKDEKLRDMDVLAREFIREAPTRVVYATDWPHTRFRNVDIEPFTEMCLRRCGSWAVAKRVFRYNTEELMDCRLNI, from the exons ATGCCTACGGTCTCAGCGATGGTGTCGCG GCATCCCAAGTCGTTCTTGGGCACTGAATCGTCTATGAGACTCACAAAGTCCAAGCCTTTAAGGAAATGGATGCCGTCTGGAGCTTGGGACTGTCATATGCATGTTACAGACAGGAAATATCCTGTCGTCGCAGGGGCTGCATACCAAACGAGACCAGGCCAAGGGATTGACGATGCCATGGCCTTCGAGTCAACTCTGCGAATCAAGAACGTCGTCCTGGTTCAACCATCCATCTACGGAACCGACAATTCGTGTCTTCTCGACGCCCTTCGGCGCGTTGGACCTTCCCGCGGGCGAGGCGTGGTCGATATAGACCCGCGCGAAACCAAAGTGTCAACCTTGCGAGAATGGCACTCACTAGGTGTGCGCGGTGTGCGGGTTAACTTCATGTCCAAAGGTGTCACCCCCGTTCATCAACAACTAGACGATGCGCTCTCGAAGAGAGCGCGGCTCATCCGAGACCTGGGCTGGATGATTCAGGTGCACACGCCCATGAGCACGATGCCTCACCTTGAAGAGATAATCCCCAAGCTCGGAGTTAAGGTCTGCATTGACCACTTCGGGTGCCCGGATCTGCCCAAGTTAAAATGGGATCAGGGGGCATATTTCGACCCGTATCTCCTCCGCGGTTTCCCATCGCTAATGAACCTGCTCCAAGGGGGCCTTACATGGGTGAAGATATCCGCTCCGTATCGCTTCAGCAAGGATGAAAAGCTCCGCGATATGGATGTTCTAGCTCGAGAGTTCATACGCGAGGCGCCTACCCGAGTGGTTTATGCAACAGACTGGCCGCATACTAGATTTCGCAACGTTGACATTGAACCTTTTACGGAAATGTGTCTTCGACGATGTGGCTCATGGGCCGTAGCGAAGAGGGTGTTTCGATACAATACGGAGGAATTAATGGATTGTCGACTCAATATCTAG
- a CDS encoding putative MFS quinate transporter (transcript_id=CADANIAT00001718) yields MRRLELDRSRWTTPSFYAFVILVIACGSIPKGYDEGGYSASVRLYSFKADFNLLDSNWTNNETGLANRVANITSFNVLGAALGALVSLDLNDRLGRLRSWQLACAVWMSGTFIQVFASGMYGLLLFARIWGGLGAGALTVATPLYLSEIGFFINYGANIHMSPTRSQYRLVQSIPLIPVGVAFGASTMIPETPRYLVSKSRLEEGRNVLARLRGLDALSPKIEEEFSLITTQARFRADTLSSISNWTAFKETQSNPNYRQRFWLLMAMQTISQWTGGNGITYYVSTIFESAGVTGNATSLVSSGAYGVVKLVFTMAFTWGLIDFLGRRYCVLLGLTLQLAAHVYLACYMGVLRPSDDTELVNKPASNTAIAAVFIYAIGWSIGLCTVPYLYGTEIFPTRIRNVSYAVSMSLHWFFQFAVVRVTPNMFVSLHDWGAYMFWAIICFVGLVVLGIWMPETKGVDIELMGELFEGPWYLRWRARVRPKNGEQTGL; encoded by the exons ATGAGGCGGTTGGAGTTGGATAGGTCGCGGTGGACCACTCCTTCCTTTTACGCCTTTGTGATCCTCGTCATAGCGTGCGGTAGCATCCCTAAAG GCTACGATGAGGGTGGATACAGCGCTTCTGTGCGCCTCTACTCCTTCAAGGCcgacttcaacctcctcgactcGAACTGGACGAACAACGAGACCGGCTTAGCGAACCGCGTAGCGAATATAACTTCTTTCAATGTCCTGGGTGCGGCACTTGGCGCTTTGGTTTCTTTAGACTTGAATGACCGGCTGGGAAGACTCCGGTCATGGCAATTAGCCTGTGCGGTGTGGATGTCAGGCACATTCATCCAGGTGTTTGCCTCAGGGATGTATGGACTGCTGCTGTTTGCTAGGATATGGGGTGGACTCGGTGCTGGCGCGTTAACCGTGGCGACGCCGTTATACTTGTCAGAAATTG GCTTTTTTATTAATTACGGCGCTAATATCCACATGTCTCCAACACGATCGCAATACCGCCTAGTGCAATCTATACCATTGATCCCTGTCGGGGTCGCCTTCGGTGCCTCGACTATGATCCCAGAGACTCCCCGCTATCTCGTCTCAAAATCTCGTCTCGAAGAAGGGCGGAATGTCCTCGCTCGCCTCCGCGGATTGGATGCTTTGTCCCCCAAAATCGAAGAGGAGTTCAGCCTCATAACTACCCAAGCGCGCTTCAGAGCTGACACTCtttcatccatctccaactgGACAGCTTTTAAAGAAACGCAATCAAATCCCAACTATCGTCAGCGCTTCTGgctcttgatggccatgcaGACGATCTCCCAATGGACGGGCGGCAATGGCATAACCTACTACGTTTCGACCATCTTCGAGTCCGCTGGCGTCACAGGGAACGCTACATCCCTCGTCTCCTCGGGTGCCTACGGAGTCGTCAAGCTCGTCTTCACCATGGCCTTTACATGGGGGTTGATCGACTTTCTAGGCCGTCGTTATTGTGTGCTCCTCGGCTTAACACTCCAACTAGCCGCGCATGTCTATCTAGCCTGCTACATGGGCGTTCTCCGCCCAAGCGATGATACGGAGCTGGTAAACAAACCCGCTTCCAACACAGCCATCGCAGCCGTTTTCATCTACGCCATCGGCTGGTCCATTGGCCTCTGCACAGTTCCATACCTCTACGGAACGGAAATATTCCCTACGCGCATCCGGAATGTCAGCTATGCCGTAAGCATGTCGCTTCACTGGTTCTTCCAGTTTGCTGTCGTGCGCGTGACGCCCAACATGTTTGTCTCGTTGCATGATTGGGGCGCGTACATGTTCTGGGCTATCATATGTTTTGTGGGTTTAGTTGTCCTCGGCATATGGATGCCTGAGACTAAGGGAGTGGATATTGAACTGATGGGAGAGCTTTTTGAGGGGCCTTGGTATCTCAGGTGGCGTGCTCGGGTTCGACCAAAGAATGGGGAGCAAACTGGTCTATAA
- a CDS encoding putative C6 transcription factor (transcript_id=CADANIAT00010531): MADAPSKSNPSRKSAFSCEGCRKRKDRCRIGVKCNGASPSCSRCAARGTPCVYSLAPTLAYTKQLERRVAELEEALAKHRSQQTSDAAAGTPSSAASTNENSLNSTSSNHKDDEMSGDQGLSRDFEGLKVEHDGRVSFHGPTSLFQLPSGALNPAVPNPQLATRVGGRKERLVNNAWRERAIEQMATMPEPFQYLLDSHWCWIQPLFNFVYRPVFTRDMKLNGPYYSDALLNAILSHSVRWCKAEPRISPLLEQYEGGAVFWHRAVTGLHDSLRDGHVDIPTIQTMLLLSARECGQGNRTQAWLYSGMAFRMLDDLGITIDSRKYSDSAQLSDEDIEIRNRLFWSCYFWDKMMSLYFGRSPTLQSSQGCPPRTILDDTSETESWTPHGVVFADGSEYPPTQARSTSCFIEMCGLMEILNQILVHIYDHNRRISEAEFHTCVREQSRNLSGWWDELPEHLKLIPTDLPPYSPPSHVVTLNCVYHTINILTHRPILCSKWSREAYDKSHLVHCMTSATAILSIFTMYRRTFGDSHIVLSIAYSVYTAASIFLLEIQALKFAAPGSLEKLKICISALEAVSVSSPVITTALSLIYQEIQRLRVDHKIELSIPERNALHPQPQQPSITHRHSPADQYPLSNIPPTSHPVSTHHRTPSTISHARVDISASTNQFYPYQPSMYASEFGTSHHDVPRSAVTHDFNGLAEPLMSLENPASYEFTPEVFEAFSYAEPITTNMTPAEGGYIATPAL, encoded by the exons atggccgacgCGCCATCGAAGTCCAATCCGTCCAGAAAGAGTGCCTTTTCATGCGAAGGATGTCGCAAGCGCAAA GATAGATGCCGAATTGGT GTAAAATGCAACGGAGCCAGTCCGTCCTGTTCGCGATGCGCCGCACGAGGGACCCCATGCGTCTATAGTTT AGCTCCTACTTTGGCTTACACAAAACAGTTGGAGAGGCGAGTTGCAGAGTTAGAAGAGGCTCTGGCAAAACATCGCAGCCAGCAGACCTCAGATGCTGCCGCGGGAACCCCTTCATCTGCCGCCTCAACAAACGAAAACAGCCTGAATTCCACGAGCTCGAATCATAAAGATGATGAGATGAGCGGTGACCAGGGCCTATCGAGGGACTTTGAAGGGCTCAAAGTCGAACATGATGGACGAGTTTCTTTCCATGGGCCCACGAGTTTATTCCAACTTCCGAGCGGTGCATTGAACCCAGCTGTACCGAACCCCCAGCTTGCTACGCGAGTGGGCGGTCGTAAGGAAAGGCTGGTTAATAATGCATGGCGGGAGAGGGCGATTGAGCAGATGGCTACAATGCCT GAACCGTTTCAATACCTTCTTGACTCTCACTGGTGCTGGATCCAGCCACTCTTCAACTTCGTCTACAGGCCCGTATTCACTC GGGACATGAAACTTAACGGCCCGTACTATTCAGACGCTTTACTCAACGCAATTCTGTCGCATTCGGTACGGTGGTGTAAGGCGGAACCAAGGATTAGTCCTCTTTTGGAACAATATGAAGGTGGAGCCGTGTTCTGGCATCGTGCGGTGACAGGTCTTCATGACTCGCTCAGAGACGGCCATGTGGATATACCTACTATCCAGACTATGCTGCTTTTGAGTGCACGTGAATGTGGGCAGGGGAACAGAACTCAGGCATGGCTGTATAGTGGAATGGCATTTCGAATGCTAGATGACCTAGGGATCACCATTGACAGCCGCAAGTATTCGGACTCCGCTCAGCTgagtgacgaggatatcGAGATCCGGAACCGGCTTTTCTGGAGCTGTTATTTCTGGGATAAAATGATGTCTCTGTACTTCGGCAGGTCTCCGACATTGCAAAGCTCGCAAGGTTGCCCTCCGAGGACAATCCTGGACGATACTTCTGAGACTGAGTCATGGACTCCCCACGGGGTTGTTTTTGCCGACGGTTCAGAATACCCGCCTACGCAGGCCCGCTCCACGTCTTGTTTTATAGAAATGTGTGGTTTGATGGAAATTCTGAATCAGATTTTGGTTCATATTTATGACCACAACCGTCGAATTTCTGAGGCAGAGTTTCATACCTGCGTTCGCGAACAATCCCGCAACCTGAGTGGATGGTGGGATGAACTACCGGAGCATCTGAAGCTCATCCCAACAGATCTGCCTCCATACTCCCCTCCCAGTCACGTTGTGACATTAAA CTGTGTTTATCATACTATCAACATCCTGACTCACCGGCCTATTCTCTGCTCGAAATGGAGCCGTGAGGCGTACGACAAGAGCCACCTAGTTCACTGCATGACGTCCGCAACTGCCATCCTCTCGATATTTACAATGTACCGGCGCACTTTTGGGGATAGTCACATCGTCCTCTCAATCGCCTATAGCGTGTACACGGCCGCTTCAATTTTTCTCCTCGAGATCCAGGCGCTGAAATTCGCGGCTCCGGGCTCACTGGAGAAATTGAAGATCTGCATCTCTGCGTTAGAAGCCGTTAGCGTTTCCAGTCCTG TGATCACTACAGCATTAAGCCTCATATACCAAGAAATCCAACGCTTGCGTGTGGACCACAAAATCGAACTATCCATTCCAGAGCGAAACGCACTACAccctcaaccacaacaaCCTTCAATTACACATCGCCACTCTCCCGCTGATCAATATCCTCTGTCCAACATACCCCCTACATCTCACCCTGTCTCCACGCACCACAGAACCCCTTCTACGATCTCTCATGCACGCGTCGATATCAGCGCATCCACAAACCAGTTCTACCCCTATCAACCGTCCATGTACGCGTCGGAATTCGGTACATCTCATCATGATGTTCCGCGGTCAGCAGTAACGCACGATTTCAACGGGTTAGCGGAACCGTTAATGTCGCTAGAAAATCCCGCTTCCTATGAGTTCACTCCGGAGGTGTTTGAGGCATTTTCGTATGCGGAACCTATTACGACGAATATGACGCCTGCGGAGGG GGGGTATATAGCAACTCCAGCACTATGA
- a CDS encoding threonine--tRNA ligase MST1 (transcript_id=CADANIAT00001719), translating into MRRIYPLLRNTIPFTKPVSRRYPSTRVQWLSSTSLRPCSCSDQQAQQQPSENQAASSADYRALGTAQDLFTTSIYSPGSPLFLPNGTHIINKLISFLRTQYLQYGFREVLTPTIYKQSLWEVSGHWQNYKDDMYEVRGRGAMGDTEGEAGENESYGLKPMNCPGHCLLFKSQNHSYRELPIRYADFSPLHRNEISGSLSGLTRVRRFHQDDGHIFCRPQQIKGEIKSALGFVDLVMTTFGLGPYRLVLSTRPEKDFIGDLQLWDSAEAQLREALDQTGKNWAINEGDGAFYGPKIDIQLQDQAGKYHQLSTIQLDMNLPRRFELEYQVAEGEEDYNPATPGRATPVLIHRANFGSLERFLALLIEQYSGRWPFWLSPRQGIILTVNQDDAVVKQAHEAAAQISGFKALDQNAADGIPQPLSATDSTFLIDVDTSSQTLSKKIQRAKQMKYNLIFILGPKDLAEGRISVDITGQMNSKPDHNAEKLQAVLTQRVGKEALRKPRAIPLPVDDVHDLLVQLEKHFV; encoded by the coding sequence ATGCGCCGAATTTATCCGTTACTACGAAATACAATACCATTTACGAAACCCGTCAGTCGCCGATATCCGTCGACCAGGGTCCAATGGCTATCGTCAACGTCTTTACGGCCGTGCTCTTGCTCTGATCAACAGGCACAACAACAGCCCTCAGAAAACCAAGCTGCGTCTTCGGCCGACTACCGCGCTTTAGGAACTGCTCAAGATCTCTTCACCACATCTATTTACAGTCCCGGGTCGCCTCTTTTCCTCCCTAACGGCACTCATATTATCAACAAGCTTATTTCCTTCCTCCGTACACAGTATCTTCAGTACGGGTTCCGTGAAGTCCTGACGCCGACAATATATAAACAATCGCTCTGGGAGGTCTCTGGTCACTGGCAAAACTACAAAGATGACATGTATGAGGTGCGTGGGCGAGGAGCAATGGGAGATACAGAGGGTGAGGCTGGGGAGAATGAGTCCTACGGACTCAAACCGATGAACTGCCCGGGACACTGTTTGCTGTTCAAGTCACAGAACCACTCCTACCGCGAGCTTCCTATACGCTACGCCGACTTCAGTCCTCTTCACCGAAACGAGATTTCTGGTTCGCTGAGCGGCCTCACACGCGTCCGACGATTCCACCAAGACGACGGCCATATTTTCTGTCGGCCGCAGCAGATTAAAGGAGAGATCAAATCCGCGCTTGGGTTTGTCGACCTGGTGATGACCACATTTGGATTAGGACCCTATCGACTCGTGCTGTCTACGAGGCCCGAAAAGGATTTCATCGGCGATCTCCAGCTGTGGGACAGTGCGGAAGCTCAGCTGCGCGAAGCTCTAGACCAGACCGGGAAAAACTGGGCGATAAACGAAGGTGACGGCGCTTTTTACGGGCCCAAGATCGATATCCAGCTTCAGGACCAGGCTGGCAAGTACCATCAGTTGTCTACTATTCAACTGGACATGAACCTGCCACGGCGCTTTGAATTGGAGTACCAAGTtgcagagggagaggaagactACAATCCAGCGACGCCTGGAAGGGCAACGCCCGTCTTGATCCACCGGGCGAATTTTGGATCTCTTGAGCGCTTCCTTGCCCTGCTCATTGAGCAATACTCGGGCCGCTGGCCGTTTTGGCTATCACCGCGGCAGGGCATCATATTAACCGTGAACCAGGACGACGCTGTTGTGAAGCAGGcgcatgaagcagcagcgcaaATCTCAGGATTTAAGGCTCTTGATCAGAATGCGGCCGATGGAATACCTCAGCCTCTGTCAGCGACGGACTCTACATTTTTGATCGATGTCGATACGAGCAGTCAGACACTAAGCAAAAAGATCCAGCGGGCGAAGCAGATGAAATacaacctcatcttcattctcgGTCCCAAGGATCTTGCGGAGGGCCGGATCAGCGTCGATATTACGGGCCAGATGAATAGCAAACCTGACCATAATGCCGAGAAGCTGCAGGCAGTGCTGACCCAACGCGTGGGAAAGGAAGCGTTGCGAAAACCACGGGCGATTCCGTTGCCGGTTGATGATGTTCATGACTTATTGGTGCAATTGGAGAAGCACTTTGTATAA
- a CDS encoding uncharacterized protein (transcript_id=CADANIAT00001720) — MSRLAITNLLGASVLKYDRYASCAAALQDSLIRTMEYLIFQAFAHEITTGLFKAIVDNQLFAMGVFDGFMLLAAPLTALCAEIGNQCKRTAGDSQIYTWQKGLYSFLLKPTLSRHASNMLRSLTEKQSSRYMDGRWIKVHVLPLQWKFG, encoded by the exons ATGTCTAGACTCGCTATCACCAACCTCCTCGGCGCTAGTGTGTTGAAGTACGATCGGTATGCAAGCTGTGCTGCCGCACTTCAAGACAGCCTCATACGGACCATGGAGTACTTGATTTTTCAGGC ATTCGCTCACGAGATCACCACAGGCCTGTTCAAAGCTATAGTTGACAATCAGCTTTTCGCGATGGGCGTATTCGACGGATTCATGCTGCTTGCCGCGCCCCTGACTGCACTCTGCGCCGAGATTGGCAATCAATGCAAGAGGACGGCTGGAGACTCCCAGATCTACA CTTGGCAGAAGGGCTTGTACAGTTTCCTCTTGAAACCCACCCTCTCCCGCCATGCGAGTAACATGTTGAGATCTCTGACGGAGAAGCAGAGCTCCAGATACATGGATGGGAGATGGATCAAGGTTCACGTGTTGCCTTTACAATGGAAATTCGGCTAG
- a CDS encoding uncharacterized protein (transcript_id=CADANIAT00001721), with protein MQIFTLLLKAVPLITLWAGDYQDFSLERDFWAQDWITPISTLSANSMSASVLGESWVVASAHTEGEDAKGGSCSEVPEQTRSVIESGCKHGSESTTSSVPGPELIMPSIYETPITESSWVLPSVRAKAEHTTLRRRHQSSAEPARAEKAAPNTPDQNAHSTAACADQPRSRLALFEAAIRAIINIILCAAISHLLVLPELVQQYQAMCSIGAISALYPSSCISPHVPHFSSHKNSQWSTPEAVLSSQARLELLFNATLREMAPLDNALKQTESQLRTVEQELRLAQPGTKHELDLEFESCWRVIRIAAWKFDSLKVDLRSAVDSLVSAGNVKSNFAPSESQASIAHDARLSTQMLRREAYVNQLMTRMRSKADSLAADLATLDDHLESIENIVDREIKHSYFPSQLKDSSSRLLAFVDVIVPPGVALPSFLSARRAGRPDDSNVDPASTTPSPKLTLSEIFGEATRHHRSVARVARNLSKQLQ; from the exons ATGCAG ATATTCACACTGCTGCTGAAAGCTGTTCCGCTTATCACCCTCTGGGCCGGCGATTACCAAGATTTCTCCCTCGAACGCGATTTTTGGGCTCAAGACTGGATAACGCCAATATCAACTTTGAGCGCTAACTCAATGTCTGCTTCAGTCTTGGGTGAATCCTGGGTGGTAGCCTCAGCTCACACcgagggagaagatgccaaAGGTGGAAGCTGCTCTGAGGTGCCGGAACAGACTCGATCGGTCATAGAATCTGGATGTAAACATGGATCCGAGTCTACGACCTCGTCCGTGCCAGGACCAGAGTTGATAATGCCTTCAATCTACGAGACTCCAATCACCGAATCATCTTGGGTTCTGCCGAGTGTGCGGGCAAAGGCAGAACATACTACTCTCAGGAGAAGGCATCAATCCTCCGCTGAGCCTGCCAGGGCAGAGAAGGCGGCTCCCAATACACCAGACCAGAACGCTCATTCGACCGCGGCATGTGCAGATCAACCGCGTTCCCGTCTGGCGTTGTTTGAGGCAGCGATCCGAgccatcatcaacatcatccttTGCGCCGCAATTTCGCATCTGCTTGTCCTTCCTGAGCTGGTGCAACAGTATCAAGCCATGTGCTCCATAGGTGCCATCTCGGCGCTATACCCATCCAGCTGTATCTCACCGCACGTGCCGCACTTTAGCTCCCATAAAAACAGCCAATGGTCAACCCCGGAAGCCGTTCTATCATCTCAGGCGCGGCTAGAACTCCTGTTCAATGCAACCCTGCGTGAAATGGCACCCCTCGACAATGCTCTGAAACAGACAGAGTCTCAACTCCGCACAGTCGAACAGGAACTGAGACTCGCGCAACCAGGCACGAAACACGAGTTGGACCTTGAATTCGAGAGCTGCTGGCGCGTCATCCGCATCGCGGCGTGGAAGTTCGACTCCCTCAAGGTTGACCTCCGATCTGCAGTCGACAGTCTCGTCTCAGCGGGCAATGTGAAATCGAATTTTGCACCAAGCGAGTCGCAGGCCTCTATTGCCCACGATGCTCGTCTATCTACTCAGATGCTACGTCGTGAGGCATACGTTAACCAGCTTATGACACGCATGCGCTCCAAGGCCGACTCCCTTGCCGCTGACCTTGCCACGCTAGATGACCATCTCGAGTCCATCGAAAACATCGTGGACCGTGAAATAAAACACTCGTACTTTCCTTCGCAGCTAAAAGACTCATCTAGTCGACTATTGGCTTTTGTAGACGTCATTGTGCCTCCCGGCGTTGCGCTCCCTTCATTTCTCAGTGCGCGCAGGGCCGGTAGGCCCGACGACAGCAACGTCGACCCCGCATCTACTACCCCTTCTCCGAAACTTACCCTATCAGAAATCTTTGGTGAAGCTACAAGGCACCACCGCTCCGTCGCTAGGGTAGCAAGGAATCTATCCAAGCAGCTGCAATAG
- a CDS encoding protein crhC (transcript_id=CADANIAT00001722): MMYLRYAAALASVLPLAVAQTFTDCNPLEETCDPDPGLNSKTFSSDFTQGESALDGWVKASGDVTFGPDGAEFTVAKKGDAPTIDTDFYFFFGKAEVVMKAAPGVGIVSSIVIESDVLDEVDWEVLGGDTTQVQTNYFGKGDTSSYDRGTFEAVATPQEIFHTYTVTWSPDAISWIIDGNTVRTLNYADAKGGSRFPQTPARLRLGIWAGGDPDNAPGTIEWAGGQTDYSAGPFTMYIKSVHIENTYPGSEYTYSDNSGDWQSIKVDDSTPPQETTKTSSTTTSTAEPTSSTSSDSETTTTTTSATDSETETETSTPTSSSETTSSSSESEPASPTATETGSGSGSGSSSESDSASSTPSDSGSATPTSNETSEDPEFTGAASSLTRSAGGLFTVLGMMAAMLQL, translated from the exons ATGATGTATCTCCGATACGCTGCTGCACTAGCCTCAGTGCTTCCTCTCGCCGTCGCTCAGACATTTACTGACTGCAATCCTCTGGAAG AGACATGCGATCCTGATCCAGGCTTGAACAGCAAGACTTTCTCGTCTGATTTTACGCAGGGTGAATCTGCCTTGGACGGTTGGGTCAAAGCTTCTGGCGATGTCACTTTCGGCCCTGATGGTGCTGAATTTACCGTGGCAAAGAAGGGTGATGCACCTACCATCGACACCGACTTCTACTTTTTTTTCGGAAAGGCCGAAGTGGTGATGAAGGCTGCGCCCGGTGTTGGTATCGTTAGCAGCATTGTCATTGAGTCGGATGTTCTCGATGAGGTTGACTGG GAGGTTCTTGGAGGCGACACCACCCAGGTTCAGACTAACTACTTCGGCAAGGGCGACACCTCCAGCTACGACCGCGGCACTTTTGAAGCCGTCGCTACTCCCCAGGAGATCTTCCACACCTACACCGTCACATGGTCGCCCGACGCCATCTCCTGGATTATTGACGGTAACACCGTCCGCACTCTTAACTATGCTGACGCCAAGGGTGGAAGCCGCTTCCCCCAGACTCCCGCACGCCTGAGGCTCGGAATTTGGGCTGGTGGCGATCCCGACAACGCACCTGGCACCATCGAATGGGCCGGTGGCCAGACTGACTACAGCGCTGGGCCCTTCACCATGTACATCAAGTCTGTTCACATCGAGAACACCTACCCCGGCTCCGAGTACACTTATTCCGACAACTCTGGCGACTGGCAGAGCATCAAGGTCGATGACTCCACTCCTCCTCAGGAAACCACCAAAACATCTAGCACTACGACCAGCACGGCCGAACCTACCAGCTCCACCAGCAGCGATTCCGaaacaaccacaaccaccacctcTGCCACTGACTCTGAAACCGAGACCGAGACTAGCACCCCGACCTCGAGCTCAGAGACAACCAGTTCCAGCTCTGAGTCGGAGCCTGCCTCTCCCACCGCGACAGAGACTGGATCTGGATCCGGCTCTGGGTCCAGCTCTGAGTCCGActcagcctcctctacccCTTCAGACTCTGGCAGCGCAACGCCTACCTCCAACGAAACTAGTGAGGACCCGGAGTTCACTGGCGCTGCCTCGTCCCTGACCCGCTCCGCTGGCGGGCTTTTCACGGTCTTGGGCATGATGGCCGCTATGCTCCAGCTGTAA